One region of Micromonospora ureilytica genomic DNA includes:
- a CDS encoding putative bifunctional diguanylate cyclase/phosphodiesterase, whose product MVAVAALSGLVAAVAAVLLTVVARRRTGPRRPAHVLLAAAAGGALLSLLIGVVAALSANDHWAHEQGQRTGWATVVAIGMAVSGLAFAAGLLRLPGVAAGAAGTARLALDGLVMAAALWFVGWVLFSEPTRLLGAATPMACPAILVATVSAALGAGLTVIVVFRAAAPRRRLAALGAGISAVTCGGLGLSAGLCQAGPTMALTGAAMLAAGLLTVALTVHRADRPGQVDLDLVGSDGEYAIAPMLAMAASAMYHLAQDGRFTAAGIVAGSVEGFALVARQYLTLRDVRGYAGRLAEREAHFRELAHTDPLTSLANRRGLLRALHRNAADHNPCVLLGLDLDGFKNVNDMRGHDVGDAVLAEVGRRLRGNLRPGDVAARLGGDEFAVLMQGRPVEADRVAERLLGVLNRPYDQPEGPVFLSVSIGVADWADEPDVELLLRHADLALRYAKQRGKNRIERYDAAYDKLLRRRTTVEHELRGAIDRDELRLAFQPVASLPSVRPVGAEALLRWHHPELGNVRPDEFIPLAEECGMIAPLGAWVLHQACYQLSRWLADGHDVWVSVNVSPRELHAPAYVVQVAEALRAHHVPPQRLVLEVTEHAVATDLDELIRRLTALRLTGVRIALDDFGAGYSSLGQLRRLPIDILKIDHSLVAEHEPVRPVDQDGPAFAPMVDIVMRLGHQLGLEVIAEGVTTPTELAAVVAAGCRFGQGALFGWGVPAEHLEAMLEAATSPGARPAPMPAPRRAPGGSGQLTPPADGASSADAPTSVNQHVGSVDSSREMRQA is encoded by the coding sequence ATGGTCGCTGTCGCGGCGCTCAGCGGGCTCGTCGCCGCGGTGGCCGCCGTGTTGCTGACCGTCGTCGCCCGGCGGCGGACGGGCCCGCGTCGACCGGCACACGTGCTGCTCGCGGCGGCCGCCGGGGGTGCCCTGCTCAGTCTCCTGATCGGGGTGGTCGCGGCGCTCAGCGCGAATGACCACTGGGCTCACGAGCAGGGGCAGCGCACCGGCTGGGCGACAGTGGTGGCGATCGGCATGGCGGTGAGCGGGCTGGCCTTCGCCGCCGGTCTGCTCCGCTTGCCCGGGGTGGCCGCCGGCGCGGCGGGAACGGCCCGGCTCGCCCTGGACGGGTTGGTCATGGCCGCGGCGCTGTGGTTCGTCGGTTGGGTGCTGTTCTCCGAGCCCACCCGGTTGCTCGGTGCCGCCACCCCGATGGCCTGCCCGGCGATCCTGGTGGCCACGGTGAGCGCCGCGCTCGGCGCCGGGCTCACCGTGATCGTCGTCTTCCGGGCCGCCGCGCCACGTCGACGGCTCGCCGCGCTCGGCGCCGGCATCAGCGCGGTGACCTGCGGCGGGCTGGGCCTCAGCGCCGGGCTGTGCCAGGCCGGGCCGACCATGGCGCTGACCGGTGCGGCGATGCTCGCCGCCGGCCTGCTGACCGTCGCGCTCACGGTCCACCGGGCCGACCGGCCGGGGCAGGTCGACCTGGACCTGGTCGGGAGCGACGGCGAGTACGCGATCGCCCCGATGCTGGCGATGGCCGCCTCGGCGATGTACCACCTCGCCCAGGACGGCCGGTTCACCGCGGCGGGCATCGTGGCCGGCAGCGTGGAGGGCTTCGCCCTGGTGGCGCGGCAATACCTCACCCTTCGCGACGTCCGGGGGTACGCGGGCCGCCTGGCCGAGCGGGAGGCGCACTTCCGTGAGCTGGCACACACCGATCCGCTGACGTCGTTGGCCAACCGGCGCGGGTTGCTCCGGGCGCTGCACCGCAACGCCGCGGACCACAATCCGTGCGTGCTGCTCGGCCTCGACCTGGACGGCTTCAAGAACGTCAACGACATGCGGGGCCACGACGTGGGCGACGCGGTGCTGGCCGAGGTGGGCCGGCGGCTGCGCGGCAACCTGCGCCCCGGTGACGTGGCCGCCCGGCTGGGTGGCGACGAGTTCGCCGTACTCATGCAGGGCCGGCCGGTCGAGGCGGACCGGGTCGCCGAACGGCTCCTCGGGGTGCTCAACCGGCCGTACGACCAGCCGGAGGGGCCGGTCTTCCTGTCGGTGAGCATCGGGGTCGCCGACTGGGCCGACGAGCCGGACGTGGAGCTGTTGCTGCGGCACGCCGACCTGGCGCTGCGCTACGCCAAGCAGCGGGGCAAGAACCGGATCGAGCGGTACGACGCCGCGTACGACAAGCTGCTGCGCCGCCGTACGACGGTGGAGCACGAGCTGCGCGGGGCCATCGACCGCGACGAGCTGCGGTTGGCGTTCCAGCCGGTGGCGTCGCTGCCGTCGGTGCGGCCGGTCGGCGCCGAGGCGCTACTCCGTTGGCACCATCCCGAGCTGGGCAACGTCCGTCCGGACGAGTTCATCCCGCTCGCCGAGGAGTGCGGGATGATCGCTCCGCTCGGCGCCTGGGTGCTGCACCAGGCCTGCTACCAGCTCTCCCGGTGGCTGGCGGACGGGCACGACGTCTGGGTGTCGGTAAACGTCTCCCCGCGCGAGCTGCACGCCCCGGCGTACGTGGTCCAGGTCGCCGAGGCGCTGCGCGCCCACCACGTGCCGCCGCAGCGGCTGGTGTTGGAGGTCACCGAGCACGCGGTCGCCACCGACCTGGACGAGCTGATCCGGCGGCTCACCGCGCTGCGGTTGACAGGTGTCCGGATCGCGCTCGACGACTTCGGCGCCGGCTACTCGTCGTTGGGGCAGCTGCGCCGGCTGCCGATCGACATTCTCAAGATCGACCACAGTCTGGTCGCCGAGCACGAGCCGGTCCGCCCGGTCGACCAGGACGGCCCGGCGTTCGCCCCGATGGTCGACATCGTCATGCGACTGGGCCACCAGTTGGGGCTGGAGGTGATCGCCGAGGGGGTGACCACCCCGACCGAGTTGGCCGCGGTGGTGGCCGCCGGTTGCCGGTTCGGCCAGGGCGCGCTCTTCGGCTGGGGGGTGCCGGCCGAGCACCTGGAGGCGATGCTGGAGGCGGCCACGTCCCCGGGTGCACGTCCCGCTCCGATGCCCGCGCCACGTCGCGCTCCGGGCGGGTCCGGGCAGCTCACCCCGCCTGCCGATGGCGCGTCGTCGGCAGACGCGCCGACCTCCGTTAACCAACATGTGGGATCAGTTGACTCATCGCGTGAGATGCGTCAGGCTTAG
- the ilvD gene encoding dihydroxy-acid dehydratase has translation MPELRSRTSTHGRTMAGARALWRATGMTDDDFGKPIVAIANSFTQFVPGHVHLKDMGGLVADAVAEAGGVGREFNTIAVDDGIAMGHGGMLYSLPSRELIADAVEYMVNAHCADALVCISNCDKITPGMLLAALRLNIPTVFVSGGPMEAGKTMAIEGVVHSKIDLIDAMIASSNEAVTDEQLGEIERSACPTCGSCSGMFTANSMNCLTEAIGLALPGNGSTLATHAARRSLFVEAGRTIVEISKRWYDGDDDSVLPRVVASKAAFENAVALDVAMGGSTNTVLHLLAAAREAEMDFGVADIDAISRRVPCLAKVAPNSPNYHMEDVHRAGGIPAILGELDRAGQLNRDVHAVHSPSLAQWLTDWDVRGGSPTPTAVELFHAAPGGVRTVEPFSTTNRWSSLDTDAAGGCIRDGEHAYSADGGLAILHGNLAPEGSVVKTAGVPDDCLTFRGPAKVYESQDDAVTAILAKQVVAGDVVVIRYEGPKGGPGMQEMLYPTSFLKGRGLGRSCALLTDGRFSGGTSGLSIGHVSPEAASGGLIALVRDGDEVVIDIPNRSIELNVPAEELEARRVAEEKRDKPYSPTDRQRPVSAALRAYASMATSASDGAYRRVPE, from the coding sequence ATGCCTGAGCTGCGGTCGAGGACTTCCACACACGGTCGGACGATGGCCGGCGCCCGGGCCCTCTGGCGGGCCACCGGGATGACCGACGACGATTTCGGCAAGCCGATCGTCGCCATCGCCAACAGTTTCACCCAGTTCGTGCCTGGTCACGTACACCTCAAGGACATGGGTGGCCTGGTCGCCGACGCGGTCGCCGAGGCCGGCGGGGTGGGCCGGGAGTTCAACACCATCGCTGTCGACGACGGCATCGCGATGGGCCACGGCGGCATGCTCTACTCGCTGCCCAGCCGTGAGCTGATCGCCGACGCCGTCGAATACATGGTCAACGCGCACTGCGCGGACGCCCTGGTCTGCATCTCCAACTGCGACAAGATCACGCCCGGGATGCTGCTGGCCGCGTTGCGGCTCAACATCCCGACCGTCTTCGTCTCCGGCGGCCCGATGGAGGCCGGCAAGACGATGGCGATCGAGGGCGTCGTGCACAGCAAGATCGACCTGATCGACGCGATGATCGCCTCCTCGAACGAGGCGGTCACCGACGAGCAGCTCGGTGAGATCGAACGCTCCGCCTGCCCGACCTGCGGCTCCTGCTCCGGCATGTTCACCGCCAACTCGATGAACTGCCTCACCGAGGCGATCGGGCTCGCGCTGCCCGGCAACGGTTCGACGCTGGCCACCCACGCCGCCCGCCGGTCGCTCTTCGTCGAGGCCGGCCGGACCATCGTGGAGATCTCCAAGCGGTGGTACGACGGCGACGACGACTCGGTGCTGCCGCGCGTCGTCGCCTCCAAGGCCGCCTTCGAGAACGCGGTCGCCCTGGACGTGGCGATGGGCGGCTCCACCAACACGGTGCTGCACCTGCTCGCCGCAGCCCGCGAGGCCGAGATGGACTTCGGCGTCGCCGACATCGACGCGATCTCCCGGCGGGTGCCGTGCCTGGCCAAGGTCGCGCCGAACTCGCCGAACTACCACATGGAGGACGTGCACCGGGCCGGCGGCATCCCGGCGATCCTCGGTGAACTGGACCGTGCCGGGCAGCTCAACCGGGACGTGCACGCCGTGCACTCCCCCTCGCTGGCGCAGTGGCTGACCGACTGGGACGTGCGCGGCGGTTCCCCCACCCCGACGGCGGTCGAGCTGTTCCACGCCGCCCCCGGCGGGGTGCGTACCGTCGAGCCGTTCTCCACCACCAACCGGTGGTCGTCGCTGGACACCGACGCGGCCGGCGGCTGCATCCGGGACGGCGAGCACGCATACTCCGCCGACGGTGGGCTGGCCATCCTGCACGGCAACCTGGCGCCCGAGGGCAGCGTGGTGAAGACCGCCGGCGTGCCGGACGACTGCCTGACCTTCCGTGGCCCGGCGAAGGTCTACGAGTCGCAGGACGACGCCGTGACCGCGATCCTCGCCAAGCAGGTGGTCGCCGGGGACGTCGTGGTGATCCGGTACGAGGGGCCCAAGGGCGGCCCCGGCATGCAGGAGATGCTCTACCCCACCTCGTTCCTCAAGGGACGCGGGCTGGGCCGCTCCTGCGCGCTGCTCACCGACGGCCGTTTCTCCGGTGGCACCTCAGGGCTCTCCATCGGGCACGTCTCCCCCGAGGCGGCCTCCGGAGGGCTTATCGCCCTGGTCCGCGACGGCGACGAGGTCGTCATCGACATCCCGAACCGGTCGATCGAGCTGAACGTGCCCGCCGAGGAGCTGGAAGCGCGACGGGTGGCCGAGGAGAAGCGCGACAAGCCGTACAGCCCGACCGATCGGCAGCGCCCGGTGTCGGCGGCGCTGCGCGCGTACGCCTCGATGGCCACCTCCGCCAGCGACGGCGCCTACCGCCGCGTCCCGGAGTAA
- a CDS encoding DUF3152 domain-containing protein translates to MRINGRLLVPISLAVMLATAGCGTSTPAAGQADVPLSGLSTQSADPSDTPTSSPTPEIPTDKQIPTRAAGTFTTASGNGRVIGKGKKRVRYSVSVEKGIAWGDIPAWKPGRFAASIEQVLAAPNGWATSAQRPVTNAAVNLTRASWSFQRVGTSKVDVDVRLATPRTVDRLCGASGVDTEGVYSCKYGKTIMINLRRWLQGSPGYPVSIDEYHAGVINHEFGHFLGFAHMKCGGRGKPAPVMMTQTMGLGGCVPNVSPFAPNGKFISGPWAPS, encoded by the coding sequence GTGCGGATCAACGGACGGCTGCTCGTGCCGATCTCGTTGGCAGTGATGCTGGCGACCGCCGGGTGTGGCACGTCGACACCGGCTGCCGGGCAGGCCGATGTCCCACTCTCCGGGCTGAGCACCCAGAGTGCGGACCCCAGCGACACGCCGACCTCCAGCCCAACGCCGGAGATCCCGACCGACAAGCAGATTCCCACCAGGGCCGCCGGCACCTTCACCACTGCCAGCGGCAACGGTCGCGTGATCGGCAAGGGCAAGAAGCGGGTGCGCTACAGCGTCTCGGTGGAGAAGGGCATCGCCTGGGGTGACATTCCCGCCTGGAAGCCCGGCCGGTTCGCCGCGAGCATCGAGCAGGTGTTGGCGGCACCGAACGGGTGGGCCACCTCGGCACAGCGCCCGGTCACCAACGCGGCGGTGAACCTGACCCGGGCGTCATGGTCCTTCCAGCGGGTCGGGACCTCAAAGGTCGACGTCGACGTGCGGCTCGCGACACCGAGGACAGTGGACAGACTCTGCGGCGCGAGCGGCGTCGACACCGAGGGCGTCTACTCCTGCAAGTACGGCAAGACCATCATGATCAACCTGCGGCGTTGGCTCCAGGGCTCCCCGGGATACCCGGTCAGCATCGACGAGTACCACGCCGGCGTGATCAATCACGAGTTCGGCCACTTCCTCGGCTTCGCCCACATGAAGTGCGGCGGCCGCGGCAAGCCGGCCCCGGTCATGATGACCCAGACGATGGGCCTGGGCGGGTGCGTGCCAAACGTCAGCCCGTTCGCCCCGAACGGCAAGTTCATCAGCGGACCGTGGGCACCGTCCTGA
- a CDS encoding ROK family transcriptional regulator, which yields MTIDEAPRDVLRGGPRELLRWVATGAAVSRADLSRLSGLSPSTVSQRVEALISQGLLEETGAGRSRGGRRPRQLAVPTGGAVVGAIDLGAHHARVGTLDLSGRVVQARTLPVRIEDGPEAVLGALLAEVTTLVGGDPAASADGSAADALRGIGIGIPGPVQHATGRIVSPSRMPGWNGFDVAAFCAGRVDVPVIVDNDANLMALGAHRTAHSELDHAVYIKAGTGIGSGVISSGRLHRGAQGSAGDISHCRVVADPAPPCTCGNAGCLEAVASGAALVTALRGQGVPVSDLTGVIRLIDDGDRQATALARQAGRAVGEILAVVVNFFNPQVVAIGGRLADCEPLLASMRATLYERCLPLATQTLLIERVAAGQDVGITGAAHLVIDHVVAAA from the coding sequence GTGACGATTGACGAGGCGCCACGCGATGTCCTCCGGGGCGGCCCCCGGGAGCTACTGCGCTGGGTGGCCACCGGTGCGGCAGTCAGTCGGGCCGACCTGTCCCGCCTCTCCGGGCTGTCCCCCTCGACGGTCTCCCAGCGGGTCGAGGCGTTGATCAGCCAGGGGTTGCTGGAGGAGACCGGCGCCGGGCGGTCCCGGGGTGGGCGACGGCCCCGCCAGCTGGCCGTGCCCACTGGCGGTGCCGTGGTCGGTGCCATCGACCTCGGCGCACATCACGCCCGCGTCGGCACGCTGGATCTCTCCGGGCGGGTGGTCCAGGCCCGCACCCTGCCGGTCCGCATCGAGGACGGCCCGGAGGCGGTGCTCGGCGCGCTGCTGGCCGAGGTCACCACGCTGGTGGGCGGCGATCCAGCGGCCTCGGCCGACGGCTCGGCGGCGGACGCGCTCCGCGGCATCGGCATCGGGATTCCCGGTCCGGTGCAGCACGCCACCGGACGGATCGTCAGCCCGTCGCGGATGCCCGGCTGGAACGGCTTCGACGTCGCCGCGTTCTGCGCCGGCCGGGTCGACGTGCCGGTCATCGTGGACAACGACGCCAACCTGATGGCGCTCGGCGCGCACCGCACCGCTCATTCCGAGTTGGACCACGCCGTCTACATCAAGGCTGGCACCGGGATCGGCTCCGGTGTGATCTCCAGTGGACGGTTGCACCGGGGCGCGCAGGGATCGGCCGGGGACATCAGCCACTGCCGGGTCGTGGCGGACCCCGCGCCACCGTGCACCTGTGGAAACGCCGGTTGCCTGGAGGCGGTGGCCAGCGGCGCCGCACTCGTCACAGCGCTCCGGGGTCAGGGCGTACCGGTCTCCGACCTGACCGGTGTGATCCGCCTGATCGACGACGGTGACCGGCAGGCCACCGCCCTCGCCCGGCAGGCCGGCCGCGCCGTCGGCGAGATCCTGGCCGTGGTGGTCAACTTCTTCAACCCGCAGGTGGTGGCCATCGGTGGTCGGCTCGCCGACTGCGAGCCGTTGCTGGCCAGCATGCGGGCCACCCTCTACGAGCGGTGCCTCCCGCTGGCCACCCAGACCCTGCTCATCGAACGGGTCGCCGCCGGCCAGGACGTCGGCATCACCGGTGCCGCCCACCTGGTGATCGACCACGTCGTAGCGGCCGCCTGA
- a CDS encoding amino acid ABC transporter ATP-binding protein encodes MVSVRGLNKWFGPLHVLKDIDLTVAAGEVVVVVGPSGSGKSTLCRCLNRLETAGQGSIEIDGEPLPAEGRALARLRADVGMVFQSFNLFGHKTVLDNITLGPTRVRRIARPEARQQAMTLLERVGIADKANHHPAQLSGGQQQRAAIARALAMQPKVLLFDEPTSALDPEMVNEVLDVMVSLAAEGMTMIVVTHEMGFARRAADRVVFMDDGRIVESGAPDDFFAAPRTERARDFLSKILQH; translated from the coding sequence ATGGTGTCGGTACGCGGCCTGAACAAGTGGTTCGGTCCGCTGCACGTGCTGAAGGACATCGACCTCACGGTGGCCGCCGGCGAGGTGGTCGTCGTGGTGGGGCCCTCCGGCTCCGGCAAGTCGACACTGTGCCGCTGCCTCAACCGGCTGGAGACCGCCGGGCAGGGCAGCATCGAGATCGACGGCGAGCCGCTGCCCGCCGAGGGCCGCGCACTGGCCCGACTGCGCGCCGATGTCGGCATGGTCTTCCAGTCCTTCAACCTCTTCGGCCACAAGACGGTGCTGGACAACATCACCCTCGGCCCCACCCGGGTCCGCCGGATCGCTCGACCCGAGGCGCGGCAGCAGGCGATGACGCTGCTGGAGCGCGTCGGTATCGCCGACAAGGCGAACCACCACCCGGCCCAACTCTCCGGCGGGCAGCAGCAGCGGGCAGCGATCGCCCGGGCCCTGGCGATGCAACCGAAGGTGCTGCTCTTCGACGAGCCGACCTCGGCCCTCGACCCGGAAATGGTCAACGAGGTGCTCGACGTGATGGTCTCCCTGGCCGCCGAGGGGATGACCATGATCGTGGTGACCCACGAGATGGGCTTCGCCCGTCGCGCCGCCGACCGGGTGGTCTTCATGGACGACGGCCGGATCGTCGAATCCGGCGCTCCCGACGACTTCTTCGCAGCTCCGCGCACCGAGCGGGCCCGCGACTTCCTATCCAAGATCCTCCAGCACTAG
- a CDS encoding glutamate ABC transporter substrate-binding protein: MSILKMSFTGRRSLALTATAVAVALAATGCGGDSGGSTPALPGNPGLGGDGVIAQSVYDAAPVATDADIPAGSTMEAIRKRGYLNIGGSLDAPLLAQQNPVSGTIEGFDADMAKLLAKYIIGKPEVKTTTIGTQTREAMLQAKSVDAVFQTYTITPQRATQVAFAGPYLTSGLAVGVRKDETSIKSVKDLAGKTVIVGANTPAVTALPSAAPGSKQIAFGTDPQALQALLQKRGDAYVQDFTLLASGAKANPGMKVVGEPFTTEAYGIGLNKADAQFKEFVNNWLKKIQADGTWAKVWEGTLGSVVEGGAPTPPALGSADGS; the protein is encoded by the coding sequence ATGTCAATCCTCAAGATGAGCTTCACCGGGCGGCGGTCGCTCGCCCTCACCGCCACCGCTGTGGCGGTGGCCCTCGCCGCCACCGGCTGCGGCGGTGACAGCGGCGGCAGCACTCCGGCGCTGCCCGGCAACCCCGGCCTGGGCGGCGACGGCGTCATCGCCCAGTCGGTGTACGACGCCGCACCGGTCGCCACCGACGCGGACATCCCGGCCGGTTCGACGATGGAGGCGATCCGCAAGCGCGGCTACCTGAACATCGGCGGATCCCTGGACGCGCCGCTGCTCGCCCAGCAGAACCCGGTCAGCGGCACCATCGAGGGCTTCGACGCCGACATGGCGAAGTTGCTGGCGAAGTACATCATCGGCAAGCCCGAGGTGAAGACGACGACCATCGGCACCCAGACCCGTGAGGCCATGCTCCAGGCCAAGTCGGTGGACGCGGTCTTCCAGACGTACACGATCACCCCGCAGCGGGCCACCCAGGTCGCCTTCGCCGGGCCGTACCTCACCTCCGGCCTCGCCGTCGGGGTCCGCAAGGACGAGACCTCGATCAAGAGCGTCAAGGACCTCGCCGGCAAGACCGTGATCGTCGGGGCGAACACCCCCGCCGTCACCGCGCTGCCCTCCGCCGCGCCCGGCTCGAAGCAGATCGCCTTCGGCACCGACCCGCAGGCGTTGCAGGCGCTGCTGCAGAAGCGCGGCGACGCGTACGTGCAGGACTTCACGCTGCTCGCCTCGGGCGCCAAGGCCAACCCGGGGATGAAGGTGGTGGGCGAGCCGTTCACCACCGAGGCGTACGGCATCGGCCTCAACAAGGCGGACGCGCAGTTCAAGGAGTTCGTCAACAACTGGCTGAAGAAGATCCAGGCCGACGGCACGTGGGCGAAGGTCTGGGAGGGCACCCTCGGCTCAGTGGTGGAGGGTGGGGCGCCCACCCCGCCCGCCCTCGGTTCCGCCGACGGCTCCTGA
- a CDS encoding amino acid ABC transporter permease — protein sequence MEALTAHLSQLGHGLVTTVELTVVTTVGAMLLGIVVATLRIAPVPLLRAIGTAYVEVFQNLPLLALLVLFVFALPTIGITFPLFTSAAIVIAVYEGAYLAEAIRAGINTVGVGQAEAARAIGLTFGQSLRHVILPQGLRAVIQPIGNICIALLMNTSLAAAVGVVELTQAANNVNLVEAQPIAVFTGAGLAYMLLALIIGQVTGLLERRLAIVR from the coding sequence ATGGAAGCCCTCACCGCCCACCTGAGCCAGCTTGGCCACGGCCTGGTCACGACCGTCGAACTGACAGTCGTGACCACCGTCGGCGCGATGCTGCTGGGCATCGTCGTGGCCACCCTGCGGATCGCCCCCGTCCCATTGCTGCGCGCCATCGGCACCGCGTACGTCGAGGTGTTCCAGAACCTGCCGCTGCTGGCGCTCCTGGTGCTCTTCGTGTTCGCGCTGCCGACCATCGGCATCACGTTCCCGCTGTTCACCTCCGCCGCGATCGTCATCGCGGTGTACGAGGGGGCGTACCTGGCGGAGGCGATCCGCGCCGGGATCAACACGGTCGGTGTGGGCCAGGCCGAGGCGGCCCGCGCCATCGGGCTCACCTTCGGCCAGTCCCTGCGGCACGTGATCCTGCCGCAGGGACTGCGGGCGGTGATCCAGCCGATCGGCAACATCTGCATCGCGCTGCTGATGAACACCTCGCTGGCCGCCGCCGTCGGCGTGGTCGAGCTGACCCAGGCGGCCAACAACGTGAACCTGGTCGAGGCCCAACCGATCGCCGTCTTCACCGGCGCGGGCCTCGCCTACATGCTGCTGGCGCTGATCATCGGTCAGGTCACCGGCCTGCTCGAACGAAGGCTGGCGATCGTCCGATGA
- a CDS encoding amino acid ABC transporter permease — translation MNKTQQILFDEPGPRAQRRIRIATVLGAVLLAGALAAAVYQFASHGELAAARWEPFTTWPIWRYLLNGLWATLRAAAATAVLSAVLGLLLALGRLSTHRPLRWLAGAYVEVFRTVPTLLLIYVTLFALPQYGLNFPLFWKLVVPLVVSNSAAFAEIFRSGILALDRGQTEAGLAIGLRRGQVMALVVLPQALLQLAPSLVSQLVGLLKDTSLGFVVSYTELLYSGQVLASYTHLLIQTFLVVALIYLVVNASLSKFARVLQARNGRFGGRRKRRAVELPPALLEGNTPR, via the coding sequence ATGAACAAGACGCAACAGATCCTCTTCGACGAGCCCGGCCCCCGCGCCCAACGGCGCATCCGGATCGCCACAGTGCTGGGCGCCGTTCTGCTGGCCGGTGCCCTGGCCGCGGCCGTCTACCAGTTCGCCAGCCACGGGGAGTTGGCCGCCGCCCGGTGGGAACCGTTCACCACCTGGCCCATCTGGCGGTACCTGCTCAACGGCCTGTGGGCCACGCTGCGCGCCGCAGCCGCGACCGCCGTGCTCAGCGCCGTGCTCGGGCTGCTCCTGGCGCTCGGCCGGCTGTCGACGCATCGACCGCTGCGCTGGCTGGCCGGCGCGTACGTGGAGGTCTTCCGGACCGTCCCCACCCTGCTGCTGATCTACGTGACGCTGTTCGCCCTGCCGCAGTACGGGCTGAACTTCCCACTGTTCTGGAAACTCGTGGTGCCGCTGGTGGTCTCCAACTCGGCGGCGTTCGCGGAGATCTTCCGGTCCGGCATCCTGGCGCTGGACCGTGGGCAGACCGAGGCCGGCCTCGCGATCGGGCTGCGCCGCGGGCAGGTGATGGCGCTGGTGGTCCTGCCGCAGGCGCTGCTCCAACTCGCCCCGTCCCTGGTCAGCCAGCTGGTCGGGCTACTCAAGGACACCTCGCTCGGCTTCGTCGTCAGCTACACCGAGCTGCTCTACAGCGGGCAGGTGCTCGCCTCCTACACCCACCTGCTGATCCAGACGTTCCTGGTGGTGGCGCTGATCTACCTGGTGGTCAACGCCTCGCTGTCGAAGTTCGCCCGCGTACTCCAGGCCCGTAACGGCCGCTTCGGCGGCCGGCGCAAACGGCGGGCCGTCGAGCTGCCCCCGGCGCTTCTCGAAGGGAACACTCCCCGGTGA
- a CDS encoding asparaginase, translated as MTIFRYAELARVVRNGFVESRHYGSVVVLAPDGTVALAAGVPDEPVLPRSTLKPVQALACRIAAGDELTGPALALAAGSHTGDDRHVEVVRAMLAGAGLTEDALGCPVDWPEDEATRDRLIRAGGQRDRIRMNCSGKHAAMLVACVARSWSTHDYLDPDHPLQRETAAAVARLAGTPIAHHAVDGCGAPLFGLPLTGLARTFQALVTAPAGSDEALVAQAMRQHPEYVGGWHGHPNTDLMRALPGVLAKGGAEGVLAVAAPDGHAVAVKAIDGSPRATTAIALAALDAVGVPVGGADALRQVPVLGGGVPVGAVTAVIDWTTASPRTSRTEKEES; from the coding sequence GTGACCATTTTCCGCTACGCCGAGCTGGCCCGGGTCGTGCGCAACGGCTTCGTCGAGAGCCGGCACTACGGCAGCGTCGTGGTGCTCGCCCCGGACGGGACTGTCGCCCTCGCCGCCGGCGTACCCGACGAGCCGGTGCTCCCCCGCTCCACCCTCAAGCCGGTGCAGGCACTGGCCTGCCGCATCGCGGCGGGCGACGAGCTGACCGGCCCGGCGCTGGCCCTCGCCGCCGGCAGCCACACGGGCGACGACCGGCACGTCGAGGTCGTTCGGGCGATGCTGGCCGGGGCTGGCCTGACCGAGGACGCGCTCGGCTGCCCGGTGGACTGGCCGGAGGACGAAGCGACCCGGGACCGGCTGATCCGCGCCGGCGGTCAGCGCGACCGCATCCGGATGAACTGCTCCGGCAAGCATGCTGCGATGCTCGTCGCCTGCGTCGCCCGGTCCTGGAGCACCCACGACTACCTCGACCCGGACCACCCGCTCCAGCGGGAGACCGCCGCCGCCGTCGCCCGGCTGGCCGGCACGCCGATCGCGCACCACGCTGTCGACGGCTGCGGCGCTCCGCTGTTCGGTCTGCCGCTGACCGGCCTGGCCCGCACGTTCCAGGCGTTGGTCACCGCGCCCGCCGGCAGCGACGAGGCGCTGGTCGCGCAGGCCATGCGCCAACACCCGGAGTACGTCGGCGGCTGGCACGGGCACCCCAACACCGACCTGATGCGGGCGCTGCCCGGCGTCCTCGCCAAGGGCGGAGCCGAGGGCGTGCTCGCGGTGGCCGCACCGGACGGTCACGCGGTGGCGGTGAAGGCGATCGACGGTTCGCCCCGCGCCACCACCGCCATCGCCCTCGCCGCCCTCGACGCCGTCGGCGTACCTGTCGGTGGGGCCGACGCGCTGCGCCAGGTGCCGGTGCTCGGCGGCGGCGTACCCGTCGGCGCCGTCACGGCCGTCATCGACTGGACCACAGCCTCGCCTCGCACGTCTCGCACGGAAAAGGAAGAATCATGA